The following coding sequences are from one Panicum hallii strain FIL2 chromosome 5, PHallii_v3.1, whole genome shotgun sequence window:
- the LOC112894578 gene encoding cytochrome P450 98A1-like — MDAASFLSVALALAALVPVSLLLLNRLLYGKLPPGPRPRPVVGNLFDVQPVRCRCYQEWARRYGPIMTVWLGPEPTVVVSTAELAREVLKTHDQSLADRHRDVSSERFSRGGKDLIWADYGAHYIKVRKLCNLELFTPRRLEALRPIREDEVTAMVESVHRAVTAPGNEGKPLVVKNHLSMVAFNNITRLAFGKRFVNAAGELDEQGREFKGIVTDGIKIGGSLSIARYIPWLRWLAPADDQVFKAHGDRRDRLTVKIMEEHAKALKQRGAQQHFVDALFTLRKQYDLSDDTVIGLLWDMITAGTDTTVISVEWAMAELVRNPRVQEKAQEELDRVVGRDRVLLETDFPNLPYLQALVKESLRLHPPTPLMLPHKASAGVKIAGYDIPRGANVIVNVWAVARDPKVWDDPLEFRPERFLRENIDIKGADFRVLPFGAGRRVCPGAQLGINLVASMLGHMLHHFSWSLPEGTRPEDLEMMETPGLVTFMATPLKAVATPRLDREELYRRVPSEM, encoded by the exons ATGGACGCGGCCTCCTTCCTCTCCGTGGCGCTGGCCCTGGCGGCCCTCGTCCCCGTCTCGCTGCTGCTCCTGAACCGGCTCCTCTACGGGAAGCTGCCCCCggggccgcgcccccgccccgtgGTGGGCAACCTCTTCGACGTGCAGCCGGTGCGCTGCCGCTGCTACCAGGAGTGGGCGCGCCGGTACGGCCCCATCATGACGGTGTGGCTCGGGCCGGAGCCGACGGTGGTGGTGTCCACGGCGGAGCTCGCCCGGGAGGTGCTCAAGACCCACGACCAGAGCCTCGCCGACCGCCATCGCGACGTCTCCTCGGAGCGCTTCAGCCGCGGCGGCAAGGACCTCATCTGGGCCGACTACGGCGCGCACTACATCAAGGTGCGCAAGCTCTGCAACCTCGAGCTCTTCACGCCGCGCCGCCTCGAGGCGCTCAGGCCCATCCGCGAGGACGAGGTCACCGCCATGGTCGAGTCCGTGCACAGGGCCGTCACCGCGCCTG GCAATGAAGGTAAGCCGTTGGTGGTGAAGAACCACCTCTCGATGGTGGCCTTCAACAACATCACGCGGCTGGCCTTCGGGAAGCGGTTCGTTAACGCGGCCGGCGAGCTGGACGAGCAAGGGCGCGAGTTCAAGGGGATCGTCACCGACGGGATCAAGATTGGCGGGTCCCTCTCCATCGCGCGGTACATCCCGTGGCTGAGGTGGCTGGCCCCGGCCGACGACCAGGTCTTCAAAGCCCACGGCGACCGGCGCGACCGCCTCACCGTGAAGATCATGGAGGAGCACGCCAAGGCCCTCAAGCAGCGCGGCGCCCAGCAGCACTTCGTCGACGCGCTCTTCACCCTCAGGAAACAGTACGACCTCAGCGACGACACCGTCATCGGCCTCCTCTGG GACATGATCACCGCTGGCACGGACACGACGGTGATCTCGGTGGAGTGGGCGATGGCGGAGCTGGTGAGGAACCCCAGGGTGCAGGAGAAGGCGCAGGAGGAGCTGGACCGCGTCGTCGGCCGCGACCGGGTCCTGCTGGAGACGGACTTCCCGAACCTGCCCTACCTGCAGGCCCTCGTCAAGGAGTCGCTCCGGCTGCACCCGCCGACGCCGCTGATGCTCCCGCACAAGGCCAGCGCCGGCGTCAAGATCGCCGGGTACGACATCCCCAGGGGCGCCAACGTCATCGTGAACGTGTGGGCGGTGGCGCGCGACCCCAAGGTCTGGGACGACCCGCTCGAGTTCCGGCCGGAGCGCTTCCTCCGGGAGAACATCGACATCAAGGGCGCCGACTTCCGCGTGCTCCCGTTCGGCGCCGGCCGGCGGGTGTGCCCCGGCGCGCAGCTCGGGATCAACCTCGTGGCGTCCATGCTCGGGCACATGCTGCACCACTTCAGCTGGTCGCTGCCGGAGGGGACCCGGCCCGAGGACCTCGAGATGATGGAGACCCCCGGGCTCGTCACCTTCATGGCCACGCCGCTCAAGGCCGTCGCCACGCCGCGCCTCGACAGGGAGGAGCTGTACAGGCGCGTGCCGTCCGAGATGTGA
- the LOC112893642 gene encoding WAT1-related protein At5g07050-like, with product MGCYGDFFEKAKPYIAMISLQFGYAGMNVITKVSLNHGMSHYVLVVYRHAFATVSIAPFALILERKVRPKMTWSVFLQIFVLALLGPVIDQNFYYAGLKFTGPTFACAMSNILPAMTFVMAVIFRMEKVDLKKVRCQAKVAGTLVTVAGAMMMTLYKGPLMKMAWSSHVQAHGHGAEAPVAAIDPSGREWFLGSLFVIIATLAWASLFILQAHTLKHYAAPLSLTTLICFVGTLQAIVVTFAMEHRPSVWTIGFDMNLLAAAYAGIVTSSIAYYVQGLVIQKTGPVFASAFSPLMMIIVAVMGSFILSEKIFLGGVLGAVLIVMGLYSVLWGKHKEAQEKEEEEAMELPVASSKTIGIYDDATFIKEIAAAAAVGEDSECKKANGVKSSSDGHGAGAV from the exons ATGGGCTGCTACGGTGATTTCTTCGAGAAGGCCAAGCCTTACATCGCGATGATCTCCCTGCAGTTCGGCTACGCCGGCATGAACGTCATCACCAAGGTCTCCCTCAACCACGGCATGAGCCACTACGTGCTCGTCGTCTACCGCCACGCCTTCGCCACCGTCTCCATTGCTCCATTTGCTCTCATCCTCGAGAG GAAGGTGAGGCCCAAGATGACGTGGTCAGTCTTCCTCCAGATCTTCGTACTGGCACTGCTCGG GCCTGTGATCGACCAGAACTTCTACTACGCCGGCCTGAAGTTCACCGGCCCGACCTTCGCGTGCGCCATGAGCAACATCCTCCCGGCCATGACCTTCGTGATGGCCGTGATTTTCAG GATGGAGAAGGTGGACCTGAAGAAGGTGAGGTGCCAGGCGAAGGTGGCCGGGACGCTGGTGACGGTGGCCGGCGCGATGATGATGACGCTGTACAAGGGCCCGCTGATGAAGATGGCATGGAGCAGCCACGTGCAGGCGCACGGGCACGGCGCGGAGGCGCCCGTCGCCGCCATCGACCCCAGCGGCCGGGAGTGGTTCCTGGGCTCGCTCTTCGTCATCATCGCCACCCTCGCCTGGGCCTCGCTCTTCATCCTGCAGGCGCACACCCTGAAGCACTACGCGGCGCCGCTCTCCCTCACCACCCTCATCTGCTTCGTCGGCACCCTGCAGGCCATCGTCGTCACCTTCGCCATGGAGCACCGCCCCTCCGTCTGGACCATCGGCTTCGACATgaacctcctcgccgccgcatACGCC GGCATTGTGACGTCGAGCATAGCGTACTACGTGCAAGGCCTGGTCATCCAGAAGACCGGGCCGGTGTTCGCGTCGGCGTTCAGCCCCCTGATGATGATCATCGTGGCCGTCATGGGCTCCTTCATCCTCTCCGAGAAGATATTCCTCGGCGGCGTCCTGGGCGCCGTCCTGATCGTGATGGGACTCTACTCGGTGCTCTGGGGCAAGCACAAGGAGGCCcaggagaaggaggaagaagaggccatGGAGCTGCCCGTGGCGTCGTCCAAGACTATCGGAATCTACGACGATGCCACGTTCATCAAGgagatcgccgccgccgccgctgttggGGAAGACTCGGAGTGCAAGAAGGCGAATGGGGTGAAGTCATCCTCCGACGGACACGGAGCTGGTGCAGTTTGA
- the LOC112891702 gene encoding cytochrome P450 94B3-like: MELSLTSPIALLLLPLLPLLCLLLRRDPKKQPRAHGLKAYPLLGTLPHFVKNQDRFLEWCTDVIKRDPTHTISFKALGLTGGAITANPANVEHILKTNFANYPKGELTVSMIEDFLGRGIFNSDGEQWLWQRKAASYEFSKRSLRNFVVDAVRFEVVERLLPLLDRARQDGRTLDVQDVLERFAFDNICRVAFGEDPACLAEESMAAPQSAEFMRAFNDAQNAIMARFMSPFKSLWRLKRLLNMEPERRMREALRTIHGYADRIVRERRERGEAGLASRDDFLSRFAASGEHSDESLRDVVTNFLLAGRDTTSSALSWFFWLVSTRPDVEERIVREIRAARASRQGSAGAATLSFDELRDMHYLHAAITESMRLYPPVAMDTHSCKEDDLLPDGTFVGRGWLTTYSAYAMARVEDVWGKDCEEFRPERWLGEDGAFRPESPFRYPVFHAGPRMCLGKEMAYIQMKSIVACVFERFGFQFVGGEERPGLLLSLTLRMEGGLPMKVIRRESSVI; this comes from the coding sequence ATGGAGCTCTCCCTGACCTCACCCATTGctctcctgctcctccccctcctccctctgctctgcttgcTCCTGCGCCGGGACCCCAAGAAGCAGCCTCGCGCTCATGGCCTCAAGGCCTACCCGCTCCTCGGCACGCTCCCGCACTTCGTCAAGAACCAGGACCGCTTCCTCGAGTGGTGCACCGACGTCATCAAGCGCGACCCCACGCACACCATCTCCTTCAAGGCGCTCGGCCTCACCGGCGGCGCCATCACCGCCAACCCGGCCAACGTCGAGCACATCCTCAAGACCAACTTCGCCAACTACCCCAAGGGCGAGCTCACGGTATCCATGATCGAGGACTTCCTTGGGCGTGGCATCTTCAACTCCGATGGGGAACAGTGGCTGTGGCAGCGCAAGGCCGCCAGCTACGAGTTCAGCAAGCGCTCGCTTAGGAACTTCGTCGTCGACGCCGTCCGCTTCGAGGTCGTCGAGCGGCTGCTGCCCTTGCTCGACCGGGCGCGTCAGGACGGGCGCACGCTGGACGTGCAGGACGTGCTGGAGCGCTTCGCGTTCGACAACATCTGCCGCGTGGCGTTCGGCGAGGACCCGGCGTGCCTCGCCGAGGAGAGCATGGCGGCGCCCCAGAGCGCCGAGTTCATGCGCGCCTTCAACGACGCGCAGAACGCCATCATGGCCCGATTCATGTCGCCGTTCAAGTCGCTGTGGCGCCTCAAGAGGCTGCTCAACATGGAGCCCGAGAGGCGGATGCGCGAGGCGCTCCGCACCATCCACGGCTACGCCGACCGGATCGTCCGGGAGCGCAGGGAGAGAGGCGAGGCAGGGCTGGCGTCCAGGGACGACTTCCTGTCGCGCTTCGCCGCGAGCGGCGAGCACAGCGACGAGAGCCTCCGGGACGTGGTCACCAACTTCCTCCTCGCCGGCCGCGACACGACGTCGTCGGCGCTGTCCTGGTTCTTCTGGCTGGTCTCCACCCGGCCCGACGTGGAGGAAAGGATCGTGCGCGAGatccgcgcggcgcgggcgtcaAGGCAGGGGAGCGCCGGAGCGGCGACGCTCAGCTTCGACGAGCTGCGCGACATGCACTACCTCCACGCCGCCATCACCGAGTCCATGCGGCTGTACCCGCCGGTGGCCATGGACACACACAGCTGCAAGGAGGACGACCTCCTGCCGGACGGCACGTTCGTCGGGAGAGGGTGGCTGACGACCTACTCCGCGTACGCGATGGCGCGGGTGGAGGACGTGTGGGGCAAGGACTGCGAGGAGTTCAGGCCGGAGCGGTGGCTCGGCGAGGACGGCGCGTTCCGGCCGGAGAGCCCGTTCAGGTACCCGGTCTTCCACGCGGGGCCGCGGATGTGCCTCGGCAAGGAGATGGCGTACATCCAGATGAAATCCATCGTGGCGTGCGTGTTCGAGAGGTTCGGCTTCCAGTTTgtcggcggggaggagcggccgGGGCTCCTGCTCTCGCTGACGCTGCGGATGGAAGGCGGCTTGCCGATGAAAGTGATCAGGAGGGAGAGCTCGGTAATCTAG